A stretch of Triticum aestivum cultivar Chinese Spring chromosome 1D, IWGSC CS RefSeq v2.1, whole genome shotgun sequence DNA encodes these proteins:
- the LOC123165161 gene encoding uncharacterized protein yields MEAATLTIGSRRLASAAAPAWNGTRRGTAAATPQRPGAKLPRRLRALPPELSEILAPKLVPGSPADTGDVSSLIPISAVMLLFYFVSNWVFPAVVMRGMQPTAEDEAAAAEAESMASSSQLQRGDAVDGKIRRKVKRKKSRKAATEA; encoded by the exons ATGGAGGCGGCCACTCTGACGATAGGCTCCCGGCGCCTGgcctccgccgccgctccggcttggAATGGCACCCGCCGTGGTACAGCGGCCGCAACCCCGCAGCGTCCCGGAGCAAAGCTTCCGCGGCGGCTCCGCGCGCTGCCGCCGGAGCTGAGCGAGATCCTCGCGCCCAAGCTGGTGCCCGGCTCGCCCGCCGATACCGGCGACGTCTCCTCGCTCATCCCGATCAG TGCCGTCATGCTGCTCTTCTACTTCGTGTCCAACTGGGTGTTCCCGGCGGTGGTCATGCGGGGGATGCAGCCCACCGCCGAGGACGAAGCCGCCGCTGCAGAAGCAGAATCCATGGCGTCGTCGTCGCAGCTGCAGCGGGGGGATGCCGTCGACGGTAAGATCCGGCGCAAGGTCAAGAGGAAGAAGAGCAGAAAAGCCGCCACGGAAGCGTAA